One window from the genome of Paraclostridium sordellii encodes:
- the larC2 gene encoding nickel pincer cofactor biosynthesis protein LarC2, whose product MSSEIFSYLYEKLIEEGALDVYTESIYMKKNRPAIKLSVLCKEIDLEKFIEIILMETTTFGVRYQRYNRNVLKRRFEKLDCEFGEVTIKIGSYKDKIIKITPEYEECRIIAKNANISIKSVYDSINCSIKNKFV is encoded by the coding sequence ATGTCTTCAGAAATATTTTCATATTTATATGAAAAATTAATAGAAGAAGGTGCTTTAGATGTATATACAGAGAGTATATACATGAAAAAAAATAGACCAGCTATTAAGTTATCAGTATTATGTAAAGAAATAGATTTAGAAAAGTTTATTGAGATAATATTAATGGAAACAACGACCTTTGGAGTTAGATATCAAAGGTACAATAGAAACGTTTTGAAAAGAAGATTTGAAAAGTTAGATTGTGAATTTGGAGAAGTTACTATTAAGATAGGGTCATATAAAGATAAAATTATAAAAATTACACCTGAGTATGAAGAGTGTAGGATTATAGCTAAAAATGCTAATATATCCATAAAAAGTGTATATGATAGTATAAATTGCTCAATAAAAAATAAATTCGTATAA
- the larC gene encoding nickel pincer cofactor biosynthesis protein LarC, giving the protein MEERILYFDIVNGISGDMTIASLLNLGVSKEIFLEEMSKLNLKDEFSIEISQKNESGIVGTNVNVVAKEGHAHRHLVDVFDIIDNSSLNDSIKERAKNIFMTIGEAEAKVHGTTIDKIHFHEVGAIDSIVDIVGCSILIDLLNIDKICSTAVPVGSGFVKCDHGTMPVPAPATIEILKGVPVKFNTVKGECTTPTGAAIIKTLCDEFVDIVEFEVSQIGYGIGHNKFEIPNMLRTILGIKKKSQ; this is encoded by the coding sequence ATGGAGGAGAGAATTTTATACTTTGACATTGTAAATGGGATATCTGGAGATATGACTATTGCAAGTTTATTAAACCTAGGAGTTTCTAAAGAAATATTTCTAGAAGAAATGAGTAAACTCAATCTTAAAGATGAATTTAGTATAGAAATAAGTCAAAAAAATGAAAGTGGTATAGTTGGAACTAATGTAAATGTTGTAGCAAAAGAAGGTCATGCACATAGACATTTAGTAGATGTATTTGATATCATTGATAATTCATCTTTAAATGATAGTATAAAAGAAAGAGCAAAAAATATTTTTATGACTATTGGCGAAGCGGAAGCAAAAGTTCATGGAACTACTATTGATAAAATACATTTTCATGAAGTTGGAGCTATAGATTCGATTGTAGATATAGTTGGATGTTCAATATTAATAGATTTGTTAAATATTGATAAAATCTGTTCAACTGCTGTGCCTGTTGGATCGGGATTTGTAAAATGTGATCATGGCACAATGCCTGTGCCTGCTCCAGCTACTATTGAGATTTTAAAGGGTGTACCGGTTAAGTTTAATACAGTAAAAGGAGAATGTACTACACCGACAGGAGCAGCGATAATAAAGACTTTGTGTGATGAATTTGTTGATATAGTTGAATTTGAAGTAAGTCAAATTGGTTATGGCATAGGACATAATAAATTTGAAATACCTAATATGTTAAGGACTATTTTGGGTATAAAAAAAAAGAGTCAATAA
- the larB gene encoding nickel pincer cofactor biosynthesis protein LarB, whose product MDIRELLKQVKNNDIDIDLAMEKLKNLSCEDIGYANIDHHRQIRNGYPEVIYCEGKSDEHILGIINKMSEKGSNILGTRCRKETYEQVKKIYPECEYEELSKMLKIQNEPINNIGKGKIVVITGGTSDIPVADEAYYTAKFLGNDVERVYDVGVAGIHRLFNKIDIIREARVLIVVAGMEGALPSVVGGLVDVPVIAVPTSVGYGANFKGLSALLTMLNSCASGISVVNIDNGFGAGYLAATINKLD is encoded by the coding sequence ATGGATATAAGAGAGTTACTTAAACAAGTAAAAAATAATGATATAGATATAGATTTAGCTATGGAGAAACTTAAAAATTTGTCTTGCGAAGATATAGGTTATGCAAATATAGATCATCATAGACAAATAAGAAATGGATACCCTGAAGTTATTTACTGTGAGGGAAAAAGTGATGAACATATTTTAGGGATTATAAATAAGATGAGTGAAAAAGGATCAAATATATTAGGAACTAGATGTAGAAAAGAAACTTATGAACAAGTAAAAAAGATTTATCCAGAATGTGAATATGAAGAATTATCTAAAATGTTAAAAATACAAAATGAGCCAATAAATAATATAGGAAAAGGTAAGATAGTAGTTATTACAGGGGGGACATCTGACATACCTGTTGCTGATGAAGCTTACTATACTGCTAAATTTTTAGGAAATGACGTTGAAAGAGTTTATGATGTAGGGGTTGCAGGAATACATAGATTATTTAATAAAATAGATATAATAAGAGAAGCTAGGGTATTAATAGTAGTAGCAGGAATGGAAGGAGCACTACCTAGTGTTGTAGGTGGATTAGTTGATGTTCCTGTTATAGCTGTACCTACATCTGTTGGATATGGAGCGAATTTTAAAGGATTATCAGCCCTTTTAACAATGTTAAATAGTTGTGCTTCAGGCATATCCGTAGTAAATATTGATAATGGATTTGGAGCTGGTTATTTAGCTGCTACCATAAATAAACTAGACTAA
- the groL gene encoding chaperonin GroEL (60 kDa chaperone family; promotes refolding of misfolded polypeptides especially under stressful conditions; forms two stacked rings of heptamers to form a barrel-shaped 14mer; ends can be capped by GroES; misfolded proteins enter the barrel where they are refolded when GroES binds), which translates to MAKEIKFAQESRSALEAGVNKLADTVKVTLGPKGRNVILDKKFGAPLITNDGVTIAKEIELEDRFENMGAQLVKEVATKTNDVAGDGTTTATVLAQAIIREGLKNVTAGSNPVLLRKGIQKAVEVSVDELKKQSRTIETKESISQVASISAGDEEVGNLIAEAMEIVGKDGVITVEESKTMHTELDAVEGMQFDRGFVSAYMVTDVDKMEAVLNDPYILITDRKITNIQDILPVLEQIVQQGKKLLIIAEDVEGEALSTLVVNKLRGTFEVVAVKAPGFGDRRKAMLEDIAILTGGTVISEELGYDLKEADLSMLGRAGSVKVTKETTTIVDGSGDKKAIEDRVAQIKNQIEQTTSEFDIEKLMERLAKLAGGVAVIKVGAATEVEMKERKLRIEDALNATRAAVEEGIVAGGGTALVSVIPVVDKLVDELEGELKVGAKIIRRALEEPLRQIAINAGLEGAVIIQNVISEEAEVGFDALNEKYVNMIEEGIVDPTKVTRTALQNAASIAGVFLTTEAAVADLPEAEPVPGMGGGMPPMM; encoded by the coding sequence ATGGCTAAAGAAATAAAATTCGCACAAGAATCAAGATCAGCATTAGAAGCTGGTGTAAATAAATTAGCAGATACAGTTAAGGTAACATTAGGACCAAAAGGAAGAAATGTTATATTAGATAAAAAATTTGGAGCACCTCTTATAACTAATGATGGTGTTACAATAGCAAAAGAAATAGAGCTTGAAGATAGATTTGAGAATATGGGAGCTCAATTAGTTAAGGAAGTTGCTACAAAAACTAATGATGTTGCAGGAGATGGTACAACAACTGCAACTGTTCTTGCTCAAGCTATAATAAGAGAAGGTTTAAAAAATGTAACAGCAGGATCAAACCCAGTATTACTTAGAAAAGGAATACAAAAAGCTGTTGAGGTATCAGTAGATGAATTAAAGAAACAATCAAGAACTATAGAGACAAAAGAATCTATATCTCAAGTTGCATCTATATCCGCAGGAGATGAAGAAGTAGGAAATTTAATAGCAGAAGCTATGGAGATAGTAGGTAAAGATGGAGTAATTACAGTTGAAGAATCTAAAACTATGCATACTGAATTAGATGCTGTTGAAGGTATGCAATTTGATAGAGGATTTGTTTCAGCATATATGGTTACAGATGTAGATAAGATGGAAGCTGTTTTAAATGATCCATATATATTAATTACAGATAGAAAGATAACTAATATTCAAGATATATTGCCAGTACTTGAGCAAATAGTTCAACAAGGTAAAAAATTATTAATAATAGCAGAGGATGTAGAAGGTGAAGCTTTATCTACATTAGTAGTTAATAAATTAAGAGGAACATTTGAAGTTGTTGCAGTTAAAGCTCCAGGATTTGGGGACAGAAGAAAGGCTATGCTTGAAGATATAGCTATACTTACAGGAGGAACAGTTATATCTGAAGAGTTAGGATATGATTTAAAAGAAGCTGATCTATCTATGCTAGGTAGAGCTGGATCTGTTAAAGTAACTAAAGAAACTACTACAATAGTAGATGGCTCTGGAGATAAAAAAGCTATAGAAGATAGAGTTGCTCAAATAAAAAATCAAATAGAGCAAACTACCTCTGAATTTGATATAGAAAAATTAATGGAAAGATTAGCTAAACTTGCTGGTGGAGTAGCTGTTATAAAAGTTGGAGCTGCTACAGAAGTTGAAATGAAAGAAAGAAAATTAAGAATAGAAGATGCTTTAAATGCAACAAGAGCAGCTGTTGAAGAAGGTATAGTTGCTGGAGGAGGAACTGCATTAGTTAGTGTAATCCCAGTTGTAGATAAATTAGTTGACGAACTTGAAGGTGAACTTAAAGTTGGAGCTAAGATAATAAGAAGAGCATTAGAAGAGCCATTAAGACAAATAGCAATTAATGCAGGTCTTGAGGGTGCTGTAATAATTCAAAATGTTATAAGTGAAGAAGCAGAGGTTGGATTCGATGCTTTAAATGAAAAATATGTAAATATGATAGAAGAAGGAATAGTTGACCCAACTAAGGTTACTAGAACAGCTTTACAAAACGCTGCGTCTATAGCAGGTGTATTTTTAACTACAGAAGCTGCAGTTGCAGATTTACCTGAAGCTGAGCCAGTTCCAGGAATGGGTGGCGGAATGCCTCCAATGATGTAA
- a CDS encoding co-chaperone GroES, translated as MKIRPLADRVVIKKVEAEEKTASGIVLPGSAKEQPQIAEVVEVGPGGIVDGKEIQMELKVGDKVIFSKFAGTEIKLEGQEYIILKQNEVLAVVE; from the coding sequence ATGAAGATAAGACCATTGGCTGACAGAGTAGTTATAAAGAAAGTTGAAGCAGAAGAAAAAACTGCAAGTGGTATAGTTTTACCTGGTTCAGCTAAAGAACAACCTCAAATTGCTGAAGTTGTTGAAGTAGGACCTGGTGGAATAGTAGATGGAAAAGAAATACAAATGGAATTAAAAGTTGGAGATAAGGTAATTTTCTCTAAATTTGCTGGAACAGAAATTAAACTAGAAGGTCAAGAATATATAATATTAAAACAAAATGAAGTACTAGCAGTAGTTGAGTAA